The following are encoded together in the Candidatus Zixiibacteriota bacterium genome:
- a CDS encoding metal-dependent transcriptional regulator: MPKIVLTSSQEDYLEAILHIEKENGAARTKEISKRLRITYSAVTKALQSLAKKNLVYYKPYGLIRLTPTGKRIANDVVNRHTALKEFLIKVLHVDEDEADDAACKMEHAISKNIINRIIKFVEYVENCPHVNIKWLDEFGYHCKDLDHCDKCSHCDDIPLKDIEKSK; this comes from the coding sequence TTGCCGAAAATAGTCCTAACATCGAGTCAGGAAGACTATCTCGAAGCGATACTCCATATTGAAAAAGAAAATGGGGCCGCTCGTACCAAGGAAATATCCAAACGCCTCAGGATAACTTATTCGGCGGTAACCAAAGCATTGCAATCACTGGCCAAAAAAAACCTTGTTTATTATAAGCCATATGGGTTAATCCGCCTGACCCCGACGGGTAAACGAATTGCCAATGATGTTGTCAATCGCCATACGGCCCTGAAAGAATTTCTGATAAAAGTACTGCATGTTGATGAAGATGAAGCCGATGATGCCGCCTGTAAAATGGAACATGCCATATCGAAAAATATAATCAATCGAATAATCAAATTCGTTGAATATGTGGAAAACTGCCCCCATGTCAATATAAAATGGCTGGATGAATTCGGTTATCATTGCAAAGACCTTGATCATTGTGATAAATGCAGCCATTGTGATGATATCCCTTTAAAAGATATTGAAAAATCCAAGTAA
- the glgA gene encoding glycogen synthase GlgA — MGGLKIAFITPEAVPFAKTGGLADVSGALPRAVTKQGHSVKLFMPKYRQITRQYPGLKRLNIELDIPVGRNNFRGRVFVLPDTEGNPEYYFIDNDYFFDREELYRDPATDNDYRDNDERFIFFSRAVLRTLKLLDWRPDILHANDWQSALVPAFLKTEYSLDNFYQGVKSIFTIHNMGYQGKFPAAAFEKTNLDPALFAATGPFEFWGDVNFMKAAIVYSDRITTVSPTYAEEIQNSDEFGKGLQGVLKERSRDIVGIINGVDYTIWSPKRDSQIPHHYFIDNLSGKKKNKLELLHLCNFPLRIEQPLIGVISRLDIQKGFDLLEDIMDDIMSLDLQFVLLGTGDENYHDFFNSIEKKYPDRFKAFLTFDNRLAHLIEAGCDIFLMPSRYEPCGLNQMYSLKYGTVPVVRKTGGLADTVIDFDERNLTGTGFVFEKYDSMELLAAIRKAVQLYSRRRIWHKIVKQGMSRDFSWDNSARRYIELYYKLKD, encoded by the coding sequence ATGGGTGGTTTGAAAATAGCCTTTATCACGCCGGAAGCGGTTCCGTTTGCCAAAACGGGCGGGCTGGCCGATGTTTCAGGTGCCTTACCACGGGCGGTAACTAAACAAGGGCATTCCGTTAAACTCTTCATGCCGAAATATCGTCAGATCACACGGCAGTATCCGGGTTTGAAAAGATTGAATATTGAATTGGATATTCCGGTCGGTCGGAATAATTTTAGGGGCAGAGTGTTTGTTCTGCCGGACACCGAGGGTAACCCGGAGTATTATTTTATCGATAATGATTATTTTTTCGATCGCGAGGAATTATATCGCGATCCGGCCACGGATAACGACTATAGGGATAACGACGAGCGATTTATTTTCTTCAGCCGGGCGGTTCTCAGAACGCTAAAATTATTGGATTGGCGCCCCGATATTTTACACGCCAATGACTGGCAAAGTGCCTTGGTTCCGGCTTTCCTTAAAACCGAATATTCCCTGGATAACTTTTATCAGGGCGTAAAATCCATCTTTACGATACATAATATGGGATACCAGGGGAAATTTCCGGCGGCAGCCTTTGAAAAAACGAATCTTGATCCTGCCCTGTTTGCCGCAACCGGACCGTTTGAATTCTGGGGCGATGTCAATTTCATGAAGGCCGCCATAGTCTATTCCGACAGGATTACAACCGTTTCGCCGACTTATGCCGAAGAAATCCAGAACAGCGATGAATTCGGTAAGGGTCTTCAGGGGGTCCTGAAAGAGAGATCCCGGGATATTGTGGGTATTATCAATGGCGTCGATTACACTATCTGGTCCCCGAAACGTGACTCCCAAATACCGCATCATTACTTTATCGATAACCTGTCCGGCAAGAAAAAGAATAAGCTGGAGCTCCTGCACCTGTGCAATTTTCCTCTTCGAATCGAACAGCCCTTAATTGGAGTAATCTCCAGACTTGATATTCAAAAGGGATTCGACCTGCTTGAAGATATCATGGATGACATTATGAGCCTTGATCTTCAATTTGTCCTGCTGGGTACGGGTGATGAAAATTATCATGACTTCTTCAACAGTATTGAAAAAAAATATCCCGACCGATTCAAGGCTTTCTTAACCTTTGATAACCGTCTGGCTCATTTGATCGAGGCCGGATGCGATATTTTTTTGATGCCGTCGAGGTATGAACCCTGCGGACTGAACCAAATGTACAGCCTGAAATACGGGACGGTACCGGTTGTCAGAAAAACCGGCGGTCTGGCCGATACCGTAATCGATTTCGATGAAAGAAACCTTACCGGAACCGGTTTCGTTTTTGAAAAATACGATTCCATGGAACTTCTGGCGGCCATTAGAAAAGCCGTTCAGTTGTATAGCCGGCGGAGGATCTGGCACAAAATCGTCAAACAAGGAATGAGTCGGGATTTTTCATGGGATAATAGTGCGCGTCGATATATAGAGCTGTATTATAAATTGAAAGACTGA
- the galT gene encoding galactose-1-phosphate uridylyltransferase: protein MPEFRKDPIMGRWVIISTDRGKRPSSFGNLPKHEEPKMCPFCPGNESSTPPEILAYRKNGSEPNKAGWFLRVISNKYPALRVEGKLDREPQGIYDKMNGIGAHEVIIETPDHARDLADLTIDEIKNVLWSYRERTLDLQRDHRFKYILIFKNHGEAAGASLEHTHSQLIATPIIPKKVEEEINGAVRYHNFKERCIFCDIIKQELNDKVRIVSDYGDFVAFEPFASRFPFETWLMPKQHISHLTDIADDNYRYLAEALKDILNRIRIALNNPPFNYILHSAPVGHDYDEVYHWHIEIIPKLTKIAGFEWGSGFYINPTLPEDAADFMRRIDTSQAEELFGVSIHS from the coding sequence ATGCCGGAATTTCGTAAAGACCCGATAATGGGACGATGGGTGATCATATCCACCGATCGGGGTAAACGTCCGTCGAGTTTTGGCAATCTGCCTAAACACGAAGAGCCCAAGATGTGCCCGTTTTGTCCGGGCAACGAATCGAGTACCCCGCCGGAGATTCTGGCTTATCGGAAAAACGGAAGTGAACCCAACAAAGCCGGATGGTTTCTTAGAGTCATTTCGAACAAATATCCTGCCCTCAGGGTCGAAGGAAAACTGGATCGCGAGCCCCAGGGTATATATGATAAGATGAATGGAATCGGGGCCCATGAAGTCATTATCGAGACTCCCGATCATGCCCGGGACTTAGCCGATTTAACCATTGATGAAATTAAAAACGTCCTCTGGTCCTATCGTGAAAGAACGCTGGATCTTCAAAGAGACCATCGATTCAAATACATTTTAATTTTTAAAAATCACGGTGAAGCGGCTGGGGCATCGCTTGAACATACCCATAGCCAGCTCATTGCCACACCGATCATCCCCAAGAAAGTGGAAGAAGAAATAAACGGAGCTGTGCGGTACCATAATTTTAAAGAGCGATGTATTTTTTGTGATATTATCAAGCAGGAATTGAATGACAAGGTTCGGATTGTCAGCGACTATGGAGACTTCGTGGCCTTCGAACCATTTGCCTCACGTTTTCCGTTTGAAACCTGGCTGATGCCCAAACAGCACATTTCCCATCTGACCGACATTGCCGATGATAACTATCGCTATTTGGCCGAAGCCCTGAAAGATATATTAAACCGTATCCGGATTGCTTTGAATAATCCGCCTTTTAATTATATTCTTCATTCGGCCCCGGTCGGACATGATTATGATGAAGTCTATCATTGGCATATAGAAATTATTCCAAAATTAACCAAGATTGCCGGTTTCGAATGGGGTTCGGGATTTTATATAAATCCCACTCTTCCCGAGGATGCGGCTGACTTTATGCGGAGAATCGACACATCACAGGCCGAAGAACTTTTCGGTGTTTCCATTCACTCGTAG
- a CDS encoding DUF4328 domain-containing protein: MSQLGMNYNTQEYHYTQDPTLLTKFLKAILWISLGISILSQISDFMQMNLLNSGTISMSEAEANDNRQRIIGILHSVAFIGTGIAFLKWIYRANSNCHGFGAQGIKFIPARSIGYYFMPIINLYRPSGNSVTHRCQQVMLCDMKNNIEMDGQYGEMLDNLRRS, from the coding sequence ATGTCCCAATTGGGAATGAATTATAATACTCAAGAATATCATTACACCCAAGACCCCACATTGTTGACGAAATTTTTGAAGGCTATTTTATGGATTTCATTGGGTATCAGCATACTTTCTCAGATATCAGATTTTATGCAGATGAATCTTCTTAACTCCGGCACGATTTCGATGTCAGAGGCAGAAGCTAATGACAATCGTCAGCGAATCATTGGAATTCTACATTCGGTTGCATTCATCGGAACTGGTATTGCTTTCCTGAAATGGATATATAGAGCTAACTCAAATTGCCATGGATTCGGTGCACAAGGTATAAAATTCATCCCTGCCCGGTCGATAGGGTATTACTTCATGCCAATCATAAATCTTTACAGACCTTCTGGCAACTCTGTTACGCATCGTTGTCAGCAGGTTATGTTGTGTGATATGAAAAATAATATTGAAATGGATGGTCAATATGGCGAAATGCTTGATAATCTACGAAGATCATAA
- a CDS encoding QueT transporter family protein, with the protein MGLLNARDVAYTGLIAALYAVLTIVLAPISYGVYQVRISESLTVLPFIYPPSIIGLFVGCLVANIFGGNGLQDIIFGSLITLAAAYLTYLCSRLKSSKTGMALAPLPPVLLNAFGVAAYLAPITGMSYLFVVQMIGLGELASCYLLGMPLLIYLSTRKGIFSKIR; encoded by the coding sequence ATGGGCTTGTTAAATGCCAGAGATGTTGCTTATACCGGTCTTATTGCCGCGCTGTATGCGGTGCTGACCATTGTCCTGGCCCCGATAAGTTATGGAGTCTATCAGGTCCGGATTTCCGAATCGCTGACGGTTTTGCCTTTCATCTATCCGCCTTCAATTATCGGTCTCTTTGTGGGATGTCTGGTGGCTAATATTTTCGGCGGAAACGGACTCCAGGATATTATCTTTGGTTCTTTAATTACCCTCGCGGCGGCATATTTAACATATCTCTGTTCCCGGTTGAAAAGCAGTAAAACGGGCATGGCCTTGGCGCCTCTTCCGCCGGTTCTTTTGAATGCCTTCGGAGTGGCGGCCTATCTTGCCCCGATAACCGGTATGTCTTATCTATTCGTGGTCCAGATGATTGGACTGGGCGAACTGGCTTCATGTTATCTATTGGGCATGCCGCTGTTGATTTATTTGAGTACAAGAAAGGGCATATTTTCGAAAATTCGTTAG
- a CDS encoding HTH domain-containing protein — protein MSKAERLLFIVNLFRTRKKLTLEELQQECGVSKRTVFRDILALSSMNIPIYYDNGYRLARDISLPALNFTEDEQELIGFCLRRSCLCKSPALRLKLRNIELKIISAIPCCKKNNLSVGRILSSEKATAFSPEKDLIIATFLRAMFSNTELMVTLKNKKQIYSGLFAVSLNVESDSWMLVMTNRCQEKTISIPVEKVGHLKVI, from the coding sequence ATGTCCAAAGCGGAAAGATTGTTATTCATCGTCAACCTGTTCAGGACCCGAAAAAAACTTACATTGGAAGAATTGCAGCAGGAGTGCGGGGTTTCAAAACGGACCGTTTTCAGGGATATTCTGGCCTTATCCAGTATGAATATCCCCATCTATTACGATAATGGCTATCGGCTGGCTCGCGATATTTCATTGCCGGCTCTCAATTTTACCGAGGATGAGCAGGAATTGATAGGTTTCTGTTTGCGGCGATCATGCCTTTGCAAGTCACCGGCCCTGAGATTAAAACTCCGGAATATCGAATTAAAAATAATATCTGCTATTCCTTGTTGTAAAAAGAATAATCTAAGTGTCGGCCGGATTTTATCTTCTGAGAAGGCTACGGCCTTTAGTCCGGAGAAAGATTTGATAATCGCTACATTTCTGCGGGCAATGTTTAGCAATACGGAATTGATGGTGACTCTTAAAAATAAAAAGCAAATTTATTCAGGATTATTCGCTGTATCCCTGAATGTCGAATCGGATTCATGGATGCTGGTTATGACAAACCGTTGTCAGGAAAAAACGATCAGCATCCCGGTGGAAAAAGTCGGTCATTTAAAAGTAATTTAA